From uncultured Pseudodesulfovibrio sp.:
TCATAACAAATCTGCATGGACCGTGTTTCGGCGTCGACTCAAGCAGGCTGGTTTTTCTAACTTGCACACGTATCAATACAATAGTTTTACCAAGGATTTCGATACGGCATTGGCCGGGATGGAGGCGAAGCTCAATCAAGTGCTTGCTCAGAGTTCTGACGGCAAGGTTATACTTATAGGCCATAGTCTCGGAGGTCTGGTGTCTCGTTGCGTTGCGGGAAAAACTGAGTATCAAGATCGGGTGGCTGCTTTGATCACTTTGGGATCACCGCATAAAGGCAGTGATCTGGCGTGGCTTGGAAGTAACCGTATGGCTCGTTCTCTTATTCCGGGCAGATATATTGCGCAAAAAGTGGAGGGGACACCGGACCCGAATTGTCCCCGACTCGGTATTTATACGCTGACAGATGATTATGTTTTCCCTTTGGATATGCTTCGCACAGGGAGAGCCGGATGGAAGGAACAAATCTGTTCCCCCATGAGTCACGTGTGGATGCTCTTTTCTGAAGAGGTGGCTGAAATGGCTATCGAGTTTCTCCGGGCATCGAAAACAGAATGATTTTGTGTTTTGGTTTGCAATAAAAAAGGCCTCTTAACGAGGCCTTTTTTATTTATGAAGTAATCTCAGCGATTTTTGCTTTAAGCTCGTCCGGTTTGAACGGCTTGGTAATGAAGGCTGTGACTCCGGCTTTTGTGGCCAGATTTTGTTGGGATGCTTCTGATTCGGTGGTGACCATGATGATAGGGATGTCTTCCAGCCCTGGTGTGGATCGAACCTTGCCCACCAGTTCCATGCCGTCCATGACGGGCATGTTCATATCAGTGATGATGATTTCGAATTCTTCTCCCTGCTCAATAAACTCGTAGGCTTCTTCGCCATTGGTGGCCATGAACGGTTCAAAGCCAAGGTCCGTCAGGATGGCACGGTGCATGGCACACATGGATCGTGAGTCATCTGCGGCCAGTGCTTTTTGGGACCCCGTGGAGACCTGAGGCAGTCTCTGGATGTCTTGTTCAGCGCGTGAGCCACCGATTTCATTAAGCACAACACGGAATTCTTCGA
This genomic window contains:
- a CDS encoding alpha/beta fold hydrolase — protein: MLIFILSLMVFIIVVLSVLRYGAFILSNGIAGQLSEIREGTGQMDRAVGKGVLTSVAADCIVLPTSLLALLPDRDEYAPGTPILMVHGLYHNKSAWTVFRRRLKQAGFSNLHTYQYNSFTKDFDTALAGMEAKLNQVLAQSSDGKVILIGHSLGGLVSRCVAGKTEYQDRVAALITLGSPHKGSDLAWLGSNRMARSLIPGRYIAQKVEGTPDPNCPRLGIYTLTDDYVFPLDMLRTGRAGWKEQICSPMSHVWMLFSEEVAEMAIEFLRASKTE